The segment CAAATTCAATGGGGTTCGGCAGCAGAATACGAATGGATTGCTTTTCCTCGACACTCGTGTAGCCGGCCTCAAGACGGGACATGTCCAGGCCGCCGGATTCCACGTGGTTGCATTCGCGAGTACCGCGAACGACGAGTTCATCTGCGCTGTGATGGGAGCGCCGAGCGATTTTCGCCGCACCAATGACGGCGAGCTTTTACTGGATTGGGCATTCAGCAATTTCGGAACTGCATCGCATCAACGTGACGCCGCTTTATCCACAGATGCGAGCACCACCCCAGGCAGAGCCGAATGACGGCTGAGCCAAGCACTATCTCTTTGCGATCAAGCGCTTGCTGAGAATTCAGTCACGGATTTCCGCACTCGAATTCAGAATCGCCTTCGAAAACCGGAAGCGTTGCCAGTTGAGCCCCTCGCAATACATGCGGAGCCAACGTCGCGGGTGTTCGATGAAGAGGATCGGGCAGGACCGCGATTAGCCTGGTCGCTTCGATCACGCTTAATTGTGACGCGTCCTTGCCAAAGTAATGCCGCGCCGCGGCTTGCACACCGAATATAGCAGGACCGAATTCCGCGATGTTGAGATAGACCTCGAGCACGCGCTGCCTGGGCCACAGTATCGCGATCTGCGGGGTGATCCAGAGTTCGATGAGTTTGCGCAGGTAGCTACGGCCCGGCCACAGAAATAGATTGCGCGCGGTCTGCATCGTAATCGTGCTGGCACCGTGTGGACGTTTTCCCTCGAACCAGACACCCACTGCCTGATCGAGTGCGTCGAAATCGATGCCCGAAGTCTCCTCGCAAAATCGATTGTCTTCCGCATAAATCGCCGCTCTTCGAAGCGGCTGCGCAATAGCGCGAAGGCTCACCCACTGCCGTTCGATGCGGTAGCCGTCATGCGCCCTGATGATCATCAAGGGCGTAATCGGCGGAGGAACGAAACGAAGAACAGCGAGCGGAAGAAGCGGCGCCAGCGACACCGCGCAGGCGATTAAAAGAACCTTTTTAGCGCGCGGGCCTGCGCGCAACCTCGAAATGGATGCGATGCGAGTGCGATTCGCGAGCGCAGCACTCATCGGAGTCCCGGTGCTGGCGGTGTGGCGCGATCGAGCATCTTCCAAGTTCTACAGAATGGAGGATGTTTCGCCAAGAGGACGGGCATTTTGCCTCGAACTATTCCTTTCTCCGTTGAGACTAACTTTCTCAACCTTAGACTGATATTTGCTCAAAAGTTCGTTAATGCCGAATTAATTCATTTTGTTGGATAATATTACAAATTGATGTTACTGTCCGGCGTGGAGGATGGACCAATGAAAATCTCCCGTCTTGGCTTGGCCCTTGGCTTGGGGCTTTCCGCCGCTTCGCTCTGCGTGCCCACGGCACATGCGCAGTCACTGGGTCTCGGTGGGATCCTGGGTGGACTCGGCAATACCACGTACCTCTGCCGCTTCAGTACCAGCGATGCGGTTCCGCCCCGGCAGATGGAAGGCAATCTCAGCCATGTGAAATCACCGGGCTACGAGCGCGAACCATTGTATGAGCTGGTGCGTTTTTCGGCGGACTCGCGCGGCAGTGTCACGACCGGTGACGCCGAAATCCAATATCTCGAAGGCTGCAGACTGCCGATCACTGGAGGTTCTTTGCCGGCTGGCACGGCCACGGAGACGACCCTGACTCTGGTGCTGAATATCGGCGGGATAAACAGCGAGCAGGGAGATATGGCCTGCATGGCCCTGCTCGGCGGACAATCTTCGCTGACGGAGACTTTCGATATCCAGCGGGCTACGGGTGGAATTCAGCTCATTGCTGTCGGAGAAGAAAACTTCAATCCGAAGCCCGGCAACGTAGCTTTGGTCCCGGTGCAGGGCGAGTGCACCAGGCAGTAGTTTTCGAGCAAATGTATTCGTGACGCGCGAACGGTGATTGCGGAGCAATCGCCGTTCGCGCTCGTTTCTCGATATCAACAAAAAACCGCAAATAGCCGCTCGCGCTTTCAGCCTGCTCCTGCTGATATGCGCGATCTTGCTCGTCGGATGGATCAGGCTCCTTCCTCTGCAACTCGGCTCGATCGACGACTACGCTCGGGAGCTCGACCAGAAATCTGAACGCTTCAAGGTCTCGCCAGGCGCTCAGCAGCAAATAGCCGCGGGTATCAAGGCTCAGCTTGAATATGTCGGCGACGATCGCCGCACTCACGTGCTACTGGGCGACGCGGACAGTTACTACTGGCTCAGGTTAGCTAGAAATCTGGAGAATCGCGCAACGGTCTGCGACTCGATCGTCAATCGCCGATGCTGGGATGCCTTCGGCGAGGCTCCCTCCGGCAGAGCAAATCGATATCGATATTCGCTGCATGTCTACTCGATCGCGGGCCTTCACTGGCTGATGAATCGTTTTACACCCGGGTATCCGCTGCCGGCGAGCGCGTTTCTTGTTCCAGTTATCGTTGGAATGCTTGGCACTATTCCGGCTTTTCTCCTGGGTGCACGCCTCGGGGGAAACCTCGGCGGTCTGGCCTCCGCCCTCATCATCGGTTTGAATCCCTTGTTCCTGCAACGCAGCATCGGTAGCGACAACGATGTGTGGAACGTGGTCCTGCCCCTCTTCATCCTCTGGCTGGTTGTCAAAGCTCTCGAGGCCGATCGCTCGTGGCACCGCATTGCATGGTCGGTCGCTGGAGGACTGACGATCGGAATATTCGCGGGCACATGGAGAGGATGGATCTTCACGTACTACGTAATTGCCGGCGGACTCACGATCGCACTTCTCGTCGATGTTCTCAGGAGCCAGCATCGAAATGAACCTTCTCTGAGGCCGCGCGACCGAAGGATAGTGAGTATCGTGCTCGCCCTGTTCTGCCTTTCGGGTGGAATCGCCGCGGCAACTGTCACCGGTGAGGTATCGTCGGTTATCTCCGATCCGTTGCAGAGTCTGCCGGATGGCGGATTCGGAATTACCAGAAGCGCCTCTGATCGCAAGTCACTATTGCCGGACGCCCTCAGCGGCAATGACGAGACCAACGTCGAAGAGCTGAGATCCACGAACCTTCAAAGTATCGCGAAAGCTTTTGGTGGGATGACCTTATTCGCGATCGGTGTCGCCGGGCTCTTAAGTTTAGCGTGGCGAACGATATGGCGCGCGCCCTGGCCGCGCGATGCGGCCCGCGGCGAAGCGGCCAGCGACGTATTATCTTGC is part of the Candidatus Binataceae bacterium genome and harbors:
- the mtgA gene encoding monofunctional biosynthetic peptidoglycan transglycosylase — protein: MSAALANRTRIASISRLRAGPRAKKVLLIACAVSLAPLLPLAVLRFVPPPITPLMIIRAHDGYRIERQWVSLRAIAQPLRRAAIYAEDNRFCEETSGIDFDALDQAVGVWFEGKRPHGASTITMQTARNLFLWPGRSYLRKLIELWITPQIAILWPRQRVLEVYLNIAEFGPAIFGVQAAARHYFGKDASQLSVIEATRLIAVLPDPLHRTPATLAPHVLRGAQLATLPVFEGDSEFECGNP